A part of bacterium genomic DNA contains:
- a CDS encoding YifB family Mg chelatase-like AAA ATPase gives MYASAKSAAVLGVDAYIVDVEVDIAHRVPAFYVVGLPDNAVKESRERVMSAIKNSGYPFPRGRITVNLAPADIRKEGSAFDLPIAIAILAAAGSIAVDGLGKFVIAGELGLDGAISKIRGILPIALAAKKEGIPAVIVPKDNIKEASIVGIDAYPVETLRDVVEILEGKSLISPFRLDIKDVFEMGQLSKYYDFSDVRGQEHAKRALEIAAAGAHNILMIGPPGAGKTMLARRFPGILPPMTLEEALETTKIHSVAGVLPSDTALLTERPFRAPHHTISYAGLVGGGAYPRPGEVSLAHNGVLFLDELPEFQRNVLEVLRQPLEDGVVTISRAAITLSFPAKFTLMAAMNPCPCGYFGDPYHQCTCTLTQVKKYRAKISGPLLDRIDMHIEVPSVPYKKLAGEPTGESSEKIRARVVEARLIQQHRFKDIKGIYANAHMNTKLIRKFCKLDSDGEEILKLAMTKLGLSARAYDRILKLSRTIADLEHSDEIKPHHVAEAVQYRSLDRELWA, from the coding sequence TTGTACGCATCGGCAAAATCGGCTGCCGTTCTCGGGGTTGACGCTTACATTGTCGATGTCGAAGTTGACATAGCGCATCGCGTTCCTGCCTTCTATGTTGTTGGCCTTCCTGATAATGCTGTAAAGGAAAGCCGTGAAAGAGTGATGTCTGCCATAAAAAACTCTGGCTATCCGTTTCCTCGAGGGAGAATAACGGTTAATCTTGCCCCAGCCGACATAAGGAAAGAGGGCAGTGCGTTCGACCTTCCCATAGCCATCGCGATTCTCGCCGCCGCAGGTTCCATAGCGGTTGATGGTCTTGGAAAGTTCGTCATAGCAGGCGAACTCGGTCTTGATGGTGCTATATCGAAAATAAGGGGAATACTTCCTATAGCTCTTGCCGCGAAGAAAGAAGGTATTCCTGCTGTTATAGTTCCCAAGGACAACATTAAAGAGGCTTCGATTGTTGGCATTGATGCGTATCCAGTTGAAACGCTCAGGGATGTTGTGGAGATACTTGAGGGTAAAAGCCTTATATCGCCATTCAGGCTTGATATAAAAGATGTTTTCGAGATGGGGCAGCTCAGCAAGTATTATGACTTTTCTGATGTAAGAGGGCAGGAGCATGCCAAGCGGGCACTGGAGATAGCCGCTGCCGGTGCACACAATATACTTATGATAGGGCCGCCAGGAGCGGGCAAAACTATGCTTGCAAGAAGATTCCCGGGGATTCTTCCACCGATGACCCTCGAGGAAGCACTTGAAACCACGAAAATTCACTCAGTAGCAGGTGTGCTCCCCTCTGATACCGCACTTCTCACCGAAAGGCCGTTCAGAGCGCCTCATCACACCATTTCATACGCGGGTCTCGTTGGAGGTGGTGCTTATCCCCGACCGGGGGAAGTGTCGCTGGCGCACAATGGAGTTTTGTTTCTGGATGAGCTTCCAGAATTTCAGCGTAATGTCCTTGAGGTGCTACGGCAACCGCTTGAGGATGGCGTTGTGACGATTTCACGGGCTGCTATTACTTTGTCGTTTCCAGCCAAGTTTACGCTTATGGCCGCCATGAATCCATGTCCATGTGGTTACTTTGGTGACCCGTATCATCAGTGCACATGCACACTTACGCAGGTTAAAAAGTACAGGGCAAAAATTTCCGGTCCGCTTCTGGATAGGATTGACATGCACATAGAGGTTCCTTCGGTGCCCTACAAAAAACTTGCAGGAGAGCCTACAGGAGAGAGTTCAGAAAAAATTCGTGCGCGAGTGGTTGAGGCGAGGCTTATCCAGCAACACCGCTTTAAGGACATTAAGGGGATTTACGCTAACGCACATATGAACACAAAACTTATTAGAAAGTTTTGCAAACTCGATTCCGATGGCGAGGAGATATTAAAGCTTGCCATGACGAAACTTGGACTTTCAGCAAGAGCATACGATAGGATATTGAAACTTTCCCGCACGATAGCAGACCTTGAGCATTCCGACGAAATAAAGCCTCACCATGTGGCTGAGGCTGTCCAATATCGCTCTCTCGACAGAGAACTTTGGGCGTAA
- the rimO gene encoding 30S ribosomal protein S12 methylthiotransferase RimO — translation MENSCEKQKFFIYNLGCPKNEVDGYLWSKYLIEQNLAPSENPSDADILLVNTCAFIEDARRESAEAISQLLRIKEKFPWKKVLITGCWAQKDGERLLEMFPQVDGILGNADIGSAAKALREIIVNSGKKVHIPESFAPWYPNLTVEHKGSYAFLKIADGCDNFCSYCLLPYIKGRYRSIPEDVLVKQAEFFVKSGTRELVLIAQDTTVYGKDIGGDIISLLRKLNDIEGDFIIRLMYAHPRGVDEKLVRTIVELPKVVNYLDIPLQHYDSQVLSRMNRGYNSEYIDRLIEMIFSIAPDMTLRTTFIVGFPGEFDEHFEKLYDFVTKGYFTHLGVFQYSREENTPAYSMDAQVPPDVASLRKEQLEMAHDSISCERNNELVGKVVDVLVDSPALRDGFVIGRMLQDAPQVDRIVRIKGELRVGEWAKVRIIRSFSHEFLGVAEE, via the coding sequence ATGGAAAATTCATGCGAAAAGCAGAAATTCTTTATTTATAACCTTGGTTGTCCAAAAAATGAGGTAGATGGTTATCTTTGGAGCAAGTATCTAATCGAGCAGAATCTTGCGCCCTCCGAAAATCCATCCGATGCGGACATACTTTTGGTTAATACATGTGCATTCATCGAAGATGCGAGGCGTGAGTCGGCTGAAGCTATATCACAACTTCTGAGAATTAAGGAAAAATTCCCGTGGAAAAAAGTTTTAATAACCGGTTGCTGGGCGCAGAAGGATGGGGAGAGGCTTCTTGAGATGTTCCCACAGGTGGACGGTATCCTTGGAAACGCCGACATAGGTAGTGCAGCTAAAGCTTTGAGGGAAATCATCGTTAACAGCGGAAAGAAAGTTCACATACCGGAATCTTTTGCCCCTTGGTATCCCAATCTTACGGTTGAGCATAAAGGCTCATACGCTTTTCTTAAAATAGCCGATGGGTGCGACAATTTCTGCAGCTACTGTCTGCTCCCTTACATCAAGGGTAGATACAGAAGCATTCCTGAGGATGTCCTCGTTAAACAGGCTGAGTTTTTCGTAAAAAGCGGAACAAGGGAACTCGTGTTGATAGCCCAGGACACCACAGTTTACGGCAAAGATATTGGTGGTGATATAATCTCGCTTCTTAGAAAATTGAACGACATTGAGGGCGATTTCATAATAAGGTTAATGTATGCTCATCCGCGGGGTGTTGACGAGAAGTTGGTTAGGACCATAGTCGAACTTCCTAAAGTGGTAAACTACCTCGATATACCGCTTCAGCATTACGATAGTCAAGTTCTTTCACGGATGAATCGCGGCTATAATTCCGAATACATAGATCGCTTGATCGAGATGATTTTTAGCATAGCGCCCGACATGACCCTGAGGACTACATTTATCGTTGGATTTCCCGGTGAATTTGACGAGCACTTCGAAAAATTGTACGATTTCGTTACCAAAGGCTATTTTACTCATCTTGGCGTTTTCCAATATTCCCGTGAGGAGAACACTCCTGCATATTCAATGGATGCCCAGGTTCCGCCCGATGTGGCTTCCCTGCGAAAGGAACAGCTGGAAATGGCGCATGATTCTATATCGTGTGAGCGCAATAATGAACTGGTCGGCAAGGTAGTCGATGTCCTTGTAGATTCACCGGCACTTCGCGATGGTTTCGTTATCGGTAGGATGCTTCAGGATGCGCCGCAGGTCGATAGAATCGTGCGAATAAAGGGAGAGCTGAGAGTTGGCGAATGGGCTAAAGTAAGGATTATAAGGTCGTTCTCACACGAATTTCTCGGGGTAGCGGAAGAGTAA